The Streptomyces laurentii genome contains a region encoding:
- a CDS encoding hypothetical protein (identified by MetaGeneAnnotator; putative;~sequence version:1): MIASEPLRPGLFDAAPALLHPHEGSRETRAKARTAGFCCSGPHLPVPPSVPLPVALPVRLSTAPCPNGQRFVHPTAGDRTGRGTGR; this comes from the coding sequence ATGATCGCGAGCGAGCCGCTCCGTCCGGGCTTATTCGACGCCGCTCCCGCGTTACTCCACCCGCACGAGGGATCCCGGGAAACGCGTGCGAAGGCCCGTACGGCGGGCTTCTGTTGCTCCGGTCCACACCTGCCCGTCCCTCCGTCCGTGCCGCTGCCTGTAGCTCTGCCCGTGCGGCTGTCCACCGCGCCCTGCCCGAACGGGCAGCGCTTCGTGCACCCGACGGCCGGGGACCGGACTGGACGGGGCACCGGCCGGTGA
- a CDS encoding adenosine deaminase (Superfamily of metallo-dependent hydrolases (also called amidohydrolase superfamily) isa large group of proteins that show conservation in their 3-dimensional fold (TIM barrel) and in details of their active site. The vast majority of the members have a...; cl00281;~adenosine deaminase [Streptomyces hygroscopicus subsp. jinggangensis5008];~identified by MetaGeneAnnotator; putative), translating to MTPSPLDRPTGRRTPRTAGALAALAALCVLPAPAAVAAPAAPAAPAVPGALAAPAPGAPAVPAAAPASPAVPSTPGETGAEARLAALRGRPEALRRFFAALPKGGELHNHLSGAVTTEYLIELAAEDGLCVELATGKAVRPPCGPGTRAAADARTDPELRTMLLRAWSMEDFPAGQSGHDHFFDTFDKFGEVTASHRGKMLASVADGIARQNQFYLETMVTPASDASKKLASQVGWDADLAKLHDKLVAGGKLDRVVDQAVQEADESDAEFRRESACGTDRQRPGCGLTIRWISQVSRGSSRERVFTQMATAMRLEERDPRFVAVNLVQPEDWDSSLENYSLQMRMLKYLKSVYPKAHITLHSGELWPGLVKPEHLTFHIRDAVDVAGAQRIGHGVDLVHETGWQRLTGTMAQREIAVEVPFTSNAQILGVKGDDHAFVRYRERGVPVVLATDDPGVSRIDITHEYQYAAETYRLGYRDLKDMARASLEYAFLPGTSLWQGNPTRDGYRQARACRSEDPGNAYPGKACKRLLDGSAKARLQWDQEAAFVAFEKWAATGRR from the coding sequence GTGACCCCTTCCCCTCTCGACCGGCCGACCGGTCGCCGCACCCCGCGCACGGCCGGAGCCCTCGCCGCCCTGGCCGCCCTGTGCGTCCTCCCCGCCCCGGCCGCCGTCGCCGCGCCCGCCGCGCCCGCCGCGCCCGCGGTTCCCGGCGCCCTGGCCGCGCCGGCGCCCGGCGCACCCGCCGTTCCCGCCGCCGCGCCTGCCTCGCCCGCTGTGCCGTCCACGCCGGGGGAGACCGGCGCCGAGGCCCGGCTTGCCGCGCTCCGAGGCCGACCCGAGGCGCTGCGCCGCTTCTTCGCCGCCCTCCCCAAGGGCGGTGAGCTGCACAACCACCTCTCCGGCGCCGTCACCACCGAGTACCTCATCGAACTCGCAGCCGAGGACGGTCTCTGCGTCGAACTGGCCACCGGGAAGGCCGTGCGGCCCCCGTGCGGTCCCGGAACCCGGGCCGCCGCCGACGCCCGCACCGACCCCGAACTGCGCACGATGCTGCTGCGGGCCTGGTCCATGGAGGACTTCCCGGCCGGGCAGTCCGGCCACGACCACTTCTTCGACACCTTCGACAAGTTCGGCGAGGTCACCGCGAGCCACCGGGGCAAGATGCTGGCCTCCGTCGCCGACGGCATCGCCCGGCAGAACCAGTTCTACCTGGAGACCATGGTCACCCCGGCCTCGGACGCCTCCAAGAAGCTGGCCTCCCAGGTCGGCTGGGACGCCGACCTGGCCAAGCTGCACGACAAGCTCGTCGCCGGCGGGAAACTCGACCGGGTCGTCGACCAGGCCGTCCAGGAGGCCGACGAGTCGGACGCGGAGTTCCGCCGCGAGTCCGCCTGCGGCACCGACCGGCAGCGCCCCGGCTGCGGCCTGACCATCCGCTGGATCTCCCAGGTGTCGCGCGGCAGTTCACGCGAGCGGGTGTTCACGCAGATGGCCACGGCCATGCGCCTGGAGGAGCGCGACCCGCGGTTCGTCGCCGTCAACCTCGTCCAGCCGGAGGACTGGGACAGCTCCTTGGAGAACTACAGCCTCCAGATGCGGATGCTGAAATACCTCAAGAGCGTCTACCCCAAGGCCCACATCACCCTGCACTCCGGTGAGTTGTGGCCCGGACTCGTCAAGCCCGAGCACCTCACCTTCCACATCCGCGACGCGGTGGACGTGGCCGGCGCCCAGCGGATCGGGCACGGCGTCGACCTCGTCCACGAGACCGGCTGGCAGCGCCTCACCGGCACCATGGCCCAGCGCGAGATCGCCGTGGAGGTGCCGTTCACCAGCAACGCCCAGATTCTTGGCGTCAAGGGCGACGACCACGCCTTCGTGCGGTACCGCGAGCGCGGCGTGCCCGTCGTGCTGGCCACCGACGACCCCGGCGTCTCCCGTATCGACATCACCCACGAGTACCAGTACGCCGCCGAGACCTACCGCCTCGGCTACCGCGACCTGAAGGACATGGCACGGGCGTCCCTGGAGTACGCCTTCCTGCCCGGTACGAGCCTGTGGCAGGGCAACCCGACCCGCGACGGCTACCGCCAGGCCCGCGCCTGCCGCTCCGAGGACCCCGGCAACGCCTACCCCGGCAAGGCATGCAAGCGTCTCCTCGACGGCAGCGCGAAGGCCCGGCTCCAGTGGGACCAGGAGGCCGCGTTCGTCGCGTTCGAGAAGTGGGCGGCGACCGGCCGCCGGTGA
- a CDS encoding hypothetical protein (identified by MetaGeneAnnotator; putative;~sequence version:1), translated as MSAYEQDRQHDHEHGHDQDHDHDSAHDFQAEHEHDRHLDGERGSGVRDDGPGTARLFEAAAAGRTDVVGASGLGVLQRAVGNGAVGAMVQRSRSAGAKHIEEAAEVAEAEPAETPGARSPVHDVLASGGGQPLDTDTRGDMEARMGADFSDVRIHTDTAADASAKGIGAHAYTVGNNVVFQRDAYDPSSSQGRTTLAHELTHVIQQRSGPVDGTEAPGGIRVSDPSDRFEREAVANAERVTADPAPVAAPEPAAAAGPAPAAAAPAVQRAATEDEDEQPADVQGSFVQRAAEGGAEEEEEAPPA; from the coding sequence ATGAGCGCGTACGAACAGGACCGGCAGCACGACCACGAGCACGGTCACGACCAGGACCACGACCACGATTCCGCCCACGACTTCCAGGCGGAGCACGAGCACGACCGGCACCTGGACGGGGAGCGTGGCTCCGGTGTCCGGGACGACGGCCCGGGGACCGCCCGGCTCTTCGAGGCCGCCGCGGCGGGCCGTACGGACGTCGTCGGGGCGTCCGGCCTCGGTGTACTCCAACGGGCGGTGGGCAACGGGGCGGTCGGGGCGATGGTGCAGCGCAGCCGGTCCGCCGGGGCGAAGCACATCGAGGAGGCCGCGGAGGTCGCGGAGGCCGAGCCGGCCGAGACGCCGGGCGCGCGGTCGCCGGTCCACGACGTGCTGGCCTCGGGCGGCGGACAGCCGCTCGACACGGACACCCGCGGCGACATGGAGGCGCGGATGGGCGCCGACTTCTCCGACGTACGGATCCACACCGACACCGCGGCCGACGCGTCCGCCAAGGGCATCGGGGCGCACGCGTACACGGTGGGCAACAACGTGGTGTTCCAGCGGGACGCCTACGATCCGTCGTCGTCGCAGGGGCGCACGACGCTGGCGCACGAGCTCACGCATGTGATCCAGCAGCGCAGCGGGCCGGTCGACGGGACCGAGGCGCCGGGCGGGATCCGGGTGAGCGATCCGTCGGACCGGTTCGAGCGGGAGGCCGTCGCCAACGCGGAGCGGGTGACCGCCGATCCGGCGCCGGTCGCCGCTCCCGAGCCGGCGGCCGCGGCCGGTCCCGCGCCAGCCGCCGCGGCGCCCGCCGTCCAGCGGGCCGCGACGGAGGACGAGGACGAGCAACCCGCCGACGTCCAGGGCTCCTTCGTCCAGCGGGCGGCGGAAGGCGGCGCCGAGGAGGAAGAAGAGGCGCCGCCTGCCTGA
- a CDS encoding helicase (Part of AAA domain; pfam13245;~helicase [Renibacterium salmoninarum ATCC33209];~identified by MetaGeneAnnotator; putative;~partial, N-terminus;~type strain of Renibacterium salmoninarum), translating to MPATSSTSSFRPFALSDQLSPKADPALIADDERHFAAVASCLDETVAGVSDQLDILRKAPGGAGREALERDQEIHRLSARLRTLRRFGLDLCLGRMVAEDGSDPVYVGRIGLTDSTGRRLLLDWRAPAAEPFFAATHARPMGLASRRRYRWSDGRVGDYWDEVFTADGLDGHAALDDQSAFIASLGGNRSERMRDVLATIQADQDAIIRAGSRGPLVVDGGPGTGKTVVALHRSAYLLHADPRLGQRRGGVLFVGPHQPYLSYVSDVLPSLGEDGVRTCTVRDLVAEGTGAVPEPDPEVARLKSSMDLVRAIEKGVRFYEEPPVDDMTVTTPWGAVTLSAWEWAEAFDAPDPGTPHNDARGRIWDELVAILRDKLEAQTAGRAYDGRGEEEDEEAIPERLLRRALLHDKELVGTLDRSWPLLEAADLVGDLWSVPAYLRMCAPWLAPEEVRALQRAEPQAWTVSDLPFLDAARQRLGDPKASRRQRQREAEAAAERARMARVIEDIVRADPDGEGAVTMLHGQDLQTTLIDEAALTGERRDPLDGPFGHIVVDEAQELTDAEWRMLMRRCPSRSFTIVGDRAQAREGFTESWRERLERVGFDRIEQTSLSINYRTPEEVMAEAEPVIRAALPDANVPTSVRGSGIPVGRGRVAELESVLDGWLAEHAEGVACVIGAPAFRERPRVRSLSPRLAKGLEFDLVVIVEPERFGTGVAGAVDRYVAMTRATRQLVVLTDDC from the coding sequence TTGCCTGCCACCAGTTCGACCAGTTCCTTTCGTCCTTTCGCTCTGTCCGACCAGCTGTCCCCCAAGGCCGACCCGGCGCTGATCGCCGACGACGAGCGCCACTTCGCGGCCGTCGCGTCCTGCCTGGACGAGACCGTCGCCGGGGTGTCCGACCAGCTCGACATCCTGCGCAAGGCACCCGGCGGGGCCGGACGGGAGGCTCTGGAGCGCGACCAGGAGATCCACCGGCTGTCCGCGCGGCTGCGCACCCTGCGCCGCTTCGGGCTCGATCTGTGCCTGGGCCGGATGGTCGCCGAGGACGGCTCCGACCCCGTGTACGTGGGACGGATCGGGCTCACCGACAGCACCGGCCGCCGGCTGCTGCTCGACTGGCGTGCCCCGGCCGCCGAGCCGTTCTTCGCCGCGACCCACGCCCGGCCCATGGGCCTGGCCAGCCGCCGCCGGTACCGCTGGAGCGACGGCCGGGTCGGCGACTACTGGGACGAGGTGTTCACCGCCGACGGGCTCGACGGGCATGCCGCGCTCGACGACCAGTCCGCGTTCATCGCGAGCCTCGGCGGCAACCGCTCGGAGCGGATGCGGGACGTGCTCGCCACCATCCAGGCCGACCAGGACGCGATCATCCGGGCGGGCTCGCGCGGCCCGCTGGTGGTGGACGGCGGCCCCGGTACGGGCAAGACCGTCGTCGCCCTGCACCGCTCGGCGTACCTCCTGCACGCCGACCCGCGGCTCGGGCAGCGGCGCGGCGGCGTGCTGTTCGTCGGTCCGCACCAGCCGTATCTCTCGTACGTCTCCGATGTCCTGCCCAGTCTGGGCGAGGACGGGGTGCGGACCTGCACGGTGCGGGACCTCGTCGCCGAGGGCACGGGGGCGGTGCCCGAGCCGGACCCGGAGGTGGCGCGGCTGAAGTCGTCCATGGACCTGGTGCGCGCGATCGAGAAGGGCGTCCGCTTCTACGAGGAGCCGCCGGTCGACGACATGACGGTCACCACCCCGTGGGGAGCGGTGACGCTGAGCGCCTGGGAGTGGGCCGAGGCGTTCGACGCGCCCGACCCCGGTACGCCGCACAACGACGCCCGGGGCCGGATCTGGGACGAGCTGGTGGCGATCCTGCGGGACAAGCTGGAGGCCCAGACCGCCGGGCGCGCGTACGACGGCCGGGGCGAGGAGGAGGACGAGGAGGCGATTCCGGAGCGGCTGCTGCGCCGGGCGCTGCTGCACGACAAGGAACTGGTCGGCACGCTCGACCGGTCCTGGCCGCTGCTGGAGGCGGCCGATCTGGTCGGCGACCTGTGGTCCGTACCCGCGTATCTGCGGATGTGCGCGCCCTGGCTCGCGCCGGAGGAGGTCCGCGCGCTCCAGCGTGCCGAGCCCCAGGCGTGGACCGTGTCCGACCTGCCGTTCCTCGACGCGGCCCGGCAGCGGCTCGGTGATCCCAAGGCGTCCCGGCGGCAGCGTCAGCGCGAGGCGGAGGCCGCCGCCGAGCGCGCCCGCATGGCCCGGGTCATCGAGGACATCGTGCGGGCCGACCCCGACGGCGAGGGGGCGGTGACCATGCTGCACGGCCAGGACCTCCAGACGACCCTGATCGACGAGGCGGCGCTGACGGGCGAACGGCGGGATCCGCTGGACGGGCCGTTCGGGCACATCGTGGTGGACGAGGCGCAGGAACTCACCGACGCGGAGTGGCGGATGCTGATGCGGCGCTGCCCGTCCCGCAGCTTCACCATCGTCGGCGACCGCGCGCAGGCCCGGGAGGGCTTCACCGAGTCGTGGCGGGAGCGGCTGGAGCGGGTCGGCTTCGACCGGATCGAGCAGACCTCGCTGAGCATCAACTACCGCACCCCGGAAGAGGTGATGGCCGAGGCCGAGCCGGTCATCCGGGCGGCGCTGCCGGACGCGAACGTGCCGACGTCGGTGCGCGGTTCGGGAATTCCGGTGGGCCGCGGCCGGGTGGCGGAGCTGGAGTCGGTGCTCGACGGCTGGCTGGCGGAGCACGCCGAGGGCGTCGCCTGTGTGATCGGGGCTCCCGCGTTCCGCGAGCGGCCGCGGGTCCGCTCGCTGAGCCCGCGGCTGGCGAAGGGCCTGGAGTTCGACCTGGTCGTCATCGTCGAGCCGGAACGATTCGGCACGGGCGTGGCGGGCGCGGTCGACCGGTATGTGGCGATGACCCGGGCCACGCGGCAGCTGGTCGTGCTGACCGACGACTGCTGA
- a CDS encoding hypothetical protein (identified by MetaGeneAnnotator; putative;~sequence version:1): protein MERPEPYGAPMSLTASLDATSVTAVPGDETRLPLQVRNSGSTVEEYRFEVAGACAAWATVEPANLSLYPGDTATVSVTFRPPRDSTVLAGETPFGVRVIPTSDHAEPVVPEGTVAVAPFTEVTAELVPRGSHGVRRGAHKIAVDNRGNAPLTVGLAARAGTERTRITFDRPDLRIEPGRASFAELRVKPGRLLWRGTAVTHTFQAVVATPAPEGEEPAAPVLLDGSYQQEAILPRWLPRAVILACVLALACVGLWYGLLRPAVKSAAREAITPEVIASATSDPAKNGGQSAGRTGGQGGGKTGGAGGGGASATPTPTVSVKPSAPATPKPGTGPLPPAVPTSAQVRVRDSVGGGASSDTALTVPAKKTFRVTDIVVQNPQGDAGSVVVTVGQRTFSLALENFRDSDYHFVSPIVVPAGSRLTMTVDCRKVGRPVNAPTPSRCSVSMFAGGTMQQIKP from the coding sequence GTGGAGCGGCCCGAGCCCTACGGTGCGCCCATGAGTCTTACGGCCAGCCTCGACGCGACCTCCGTCACCGCCGTACCGGGTGACGAGACGCGCCTGCCCCTCCAGGTCCGCAACTCCGGCTCCACCGTGGAGGAATACCGCTTCGAGGTGGCCGGGGCCTGTGCCGCCTGGGCGACGGTCGAACCCGCGAACCTCTCCCTCTACCCCGGCGACACGGCGACCGTGTCCGTCACCTTCCGGCCGCCCCGCGACTCCACGGTGCTCGCCGGCGAGACCCCCTTCGGGGTCCGCGTCATCCCCACCAGCGACCACGCCGAACCGGTCGTCCCGGAAGGCACGGTGGCGGTCGCGCCGTTCACCGAGGTCACCGCCGAACTGGTGCCGCGCGGCTCGCACGGCGTACGGCGCGGCGCGCACAAGATCGCGGTCGACAACCGGGGCAACGCCCCGCTCACCGTCGGCCTCGCCGCCCGCGCCGGCACCGAACGCACCCGGATCACCTTCGACCGCCCCGACCTGCGCATCGAACCCGGCCGGGCCTCGTTTGCCGAGCTGCGCGTCAAGCCCGGGCGGCTCCTGTGGCGCGGCACCGCCGTCACGCACACCTTCCAGGCCGTCGTTGCCACGCCCGCGCCCGAGGGCGAGGAACCGGCCGCCCCGGTCCTCCTCGACGGCTCCTACCAGCAGGAGGCGATCCTGCCGCGCTGGCTGCCGCGCGCCGTGATCCTCGCCTGCGTCCTCGCGCTGGCCTGCGTCGGCCTCTGGTACGGGCTGCTGCGCCCGGCCGTGAAGTCCGCGGCCCGCGAGGCCATCACCCCCGAGGTCATCGCCTCCGCCACCTCCGACCCCGCCAAGAACGGCGGCCAGTCGGCAGGTCGGACGGGCGGCCAGGGCGGCGGGAAGACCGGGGGCGCGGGCGGTGGCGGAGCGTCGGCGACCCCGACCCCGACCGTGAGCGTCAAGCCCTCCGCCCCGGCCACGCCCAAGCCCGGCACCGGGCCGCTTCCGCCGGCCGTGCCCACCAGTGCCCAGGTCAGGGTCAGGGACAGCGTCGGCGGCGGGGCGAGCAGCGACACGGCGCTCACCGTGCCCGCCAAGAAGACCTTCCGGGTCACCGACATCGTCGTCCAGAACCCGCAGGGCGACGCCGGATCCGTCGTCGTCACGGTCGGCCAGCGGACCTTCAGCCTCGCCCTGGAGAACTTCCGCGACTCGGACTACCACTTCGTCTCCCCGATCGTGGTGCCGGCCGGCAGCCGGCTGACCATGACGGTCGACTGCCGCAAGGTCGGCCGTCCGGTCAACGCCCCGACGCCCAGCCGCTGTTCGGTGTCGATGTTCGCCGGCGGCACGATGCAGCAGATCAAGCCCTGA